A genomic stretch from Spiroplasma endosymbiont of Clivina fossor includes:
- a CDS encoding transposase family protein, producing MIEKDSKKIISSDFSYGKNHDFKILKDSKIKFLPETTVLVDLGYQGIQKINHNVLIPKRKSKKNPLNKEEKQNNERISKMRIVIENVFAILKKFKIISEKYRNRRKRFALRFNLIASIYNLQLLV from the coding sequence ATAATTGAAAAAGATAGTAAAAAAATTATTAGTTCTGATTTTTCTTATGGTAAAAACCATGACTTTAAAATTTTAAAAGATTCAAAAATTAAATTTTTACCAGAAACAACTGTTTTAGTGGATTTAGGTTATCAAGGCATACAAAAAATTAATCATAATGTTTTAATTCCTAAAAGAAAATCAAAGAAAAACCCTTTAAATAAAGAAGAAAAGCAAAATAATGAGCGAATTTCAAAAATGAGAATTGTTATTGAAAATGTTTTTGCTATACTTAAAAAATTTAAAATTATTAGTGAAAAATATCGAAATCGTAGAAAAAGATTTGCTTTAAGATTTAATTTAATAGCTTCAATTTATAATTTACAACTATTAGTTTAA
- a CDS encoding transposase family protein: MKFKKNNQISDKNFLRLTGIKHTTFNKMLEILKIEELKKRFRRGRTNKLSLENRILMTLEYWREYRTYFHIAKSYDISESSCYRNIKWIEDTLIKHPNFQQLTGQKSLLKDYFKDKTVIIDVTESQIQRPKKDKNSTTQEKRKNTQ; encoded by the coding sequence ATGAAATTTAAAAAAAATAATCAAATAAGTGATAAAAATTTTTTAAGATTAACTGGTATTAAACATACTACTTTTAATAAAATGCTAGAAATTTTAAAAATAGAAGAATTAAAAAAGAGATTTCGTCGCGGAAGAACCAATAAATTATCATTAGAAAATCGTATTTTAATGACTTTAGAATATTGAAGAGAATATAGAACTTATTTTCATATTGCAAAAAGTTATGATATTAGTGAAAGTAGTTGTTATAGAAATATCAAATGAATTGAAGACACTTTAATAAAACACCCTAATTTTCAACAACTTACTGGTCAAAAATCACTATTAAAAGATTATTTCAAAGATAAGACTGTTATAATTGATGTAACTGAAAGCCAAATCCAACGCCCAAAAAAAGACAAAAACAGCACTACTCAGGAAAAAAGAAAAAACACACAATAA
- a CDS encoding Pr6Pr family membrane protein translates to MFFTSVANALVLLKDWKFVYKLMTFLILFSFFLAGVVYGVFIEYWYINPKNSQLDMPRLYNFNVLVNFWSVQTNILACLYFFYALLYHNKTATNKFTNLTTQTSITIYITVTMVLFWLLVFYGVGTGISYEFASNADRVIGITMHAITPLLTLIYLLLSLGKTQILYKKYFTRQIFWMLGYPIGYLIFINLRAKLLDDDGIRIFLFPYEFVDFYHPIFPLPVVWNNILLIGLGISMLVGINVILIVINNVIYKKTKHISKK, encoded by the coding sequence TTGTTTTTTACTAGTGTTGCTAATGCTTTAGTTTTGTTAAAAGATTGAAAATTTGTTTATAAGTTAATGACATTTTTAATTTTATTTAGTTTCTTTTTAGCTGGTGTCGTTTATGGGGTATTTATTGAATATTGATATATTAACCCGAAAAATTCACAACTTGATATGCCACGGTTATATAATTTTAATGTTTTAGTTAATTTTTGGTCGGTGCAAACTAATATATTAGCTTGTTTATATTTCTTTTATGCGTTACTTTATCATAATAAAACGGCAACTAATAAGTTTACTAATTTGACAACTCAAACTAGTATTACAATATATATTACAGTAACAATGGTTTTATTTTGGTTGTTAGTATTTTATGGTGTGGGAACAGGGATATCGTATGAATTTGCTTCCAATGCTGATCGGGTTATTGGCATTACAATGCATGCCATAACTCCATTATTAACATTAATTTACTTATTATTATCGTTAGGGAAAACTCAGATTTTATATAAAAAATATTTTACTCGCCAAATATTTTGAATGTTAGGATATCCGATTGGATATCTCATATTTATTAATTTAAGGGCTAAGTTATTAGATGATGATGGTATTAGGATTTTTTTATTTCCTTATGAGTTTGTTGATTTTTATCATCCGATATTTCCTTTACCAGTAGTTTGAAATAATATTTTATTAATAGGATTGGGAATATCAATGTTAGTAGGGATAAATGTTATTTTGATTGTTATTAATAATGTAATTTATAAGAAGACAAAACATATCAGTAAAAAGTAA
- a CDS encoding uracil-DNA glycosylase translates to MFQNIHSSWKDFLISQTTQPYFIELVSKVALAYKNNQCYPQPQDILRVLKIVSFNDIKVVILGQDPYHQPNQANGLAFSVNRGVKLPPSLKNIFVELENDLGIIVQNGDLTKWVRSGVFLLNAVLTVQKDQAFSHANFNWQEFTDNLIKYIDNYHNNVIFVLWGKKAQAKINLINDQKHLILMGPHPSPLGAHYGFFNQKYFSKINEYLIKHNKKPIDWQL, encoded by the coding sequence ATGTTTCAAAATATTCATTCTAGTTGGAAAGATTTTCTTATTAGTCAAACTACTCAACCTTATTTTATTGAATTAGTTAGTAAAGTAGCATTAGCATATAAAAATAATCAGTGTTATCCACAGCCACAAGATATTTTAAGGGTATTAAAAATTGTTAGTTTTAATGATATTAAAGTAGTTATTTTAGGACAAGATCCATATCATCAACCAAATCAAGCTAATGGTTTGGCTTTTAGTGTTAATCGCGGTGTTAAATTGCCACCAAGTTTAAAAAATATTTTTGTAGAATTGGAAAATGATTTAGGAATTATTGTACAAAATGGTGATTTAACTAAATGAGTCCGAAGTGGTGTTTTTCTTTTAAATGCTGTTTTAACGGTACAAAAAGATCAAGCATTTTCACATGCTAATTTTAATTGGCAAGAATTTACTGATAATCTCATAAAATATATTGACAATTATCATAATAATGTTATTTTTGTTTTATGAGGTAAAAAAGCACAAGCAAAGATTAATTTAATTAATGACCAAAAGCATCTTATTCTTATGGGACCACATCCCTCACCGTTGGGAGCACATTATGGGTTTTTTAATCAGAAGTATTTTAGTAAGATTAATGAATACTTGATAAAGCATAATAAGAAGCCGATTGATTGACAGTTATAG
- a CDS encoding IS1/IS1595 family N-terminal zinc-binding domain-containing protein, producing MEKIIQELVNTLTDDQFLEFYEKVKQQAELIKKQKRLNEIDQKFRAQGIKCPKCESYHCVKNGHNSEGKQKYLCKNCRASFDAFRNHFIYWSHLNYEQWNLLIQISLLGQSSKTISRFIKTTLKTAWYNRQKLMKSKQLENTQLKFKKLSGKIQIDETFIKEIHKGNFKYKTDPRRIHLDPFATNTKCCIQMAIDNNNNIYVKSTNTKRLQKQWVIENMNKELINENSIITSDMQKLYFLVAKQTNSTLCVTKTTTNPEASYRNLNKISKLQSSLKEALIHYHGLGFTNIQNYLNRLLAKLIW from the coding sequence ATGGAAAAAATAATTCAAGAACTAGTAAATACTTTAACAGATGATCAATTTTTAGAATTTTATGAAAAAGTCAAACAACAAGCAGAATTAATAAAAAAACAAAAACGTTTAAATGAAATTGATCAAAAATTTAGAGCACAAGGTATTAAATGCCCTAAATGTGAATCTTACCATTGCGTTAAAAATGGACATAATTCAGAAGGAAAACAAAAATATTTATGTAAAAATTGCCGTGCAAGTTTTGACGCTTTTCGTAATCATTTTATTTATTGAAGTCATTTAAATTATGAACAATGAAATTTATTGATTCAAATTTCATTGCTGGGGCAATCTAGTAAAACAATTTCTCGTTTTATTAAAACTACATTAAAAACTGCTTGATATAATCGTCAAAAATTAATGAAATCAAAACAATTAGAAAATACCCAATTAAAATTTAAAAAATTATCTGGTAAAATCCAAATCGATGAAACATTTATTAAAGAAATCCATAAAGGAAATTTCAAATATAAAACTGATCCACGAAGAATTCACCTTGACCCATTCGCAACTAATACTAAATGTTGTATTCAAATGGCAATTGATAATAATAACAATATTTATGTTAAATCCACAAACACCAAACGTTTACAAAAACAATGAGTTATTGAAAATATGAACAAAGAATTAATTAACGAAAATTCAATTATTACTTCTGATATGCAAAAATTATATTTTTTAGTAGCAAAACAAACAAATTCTACTTTATGTGTAACTAAAACAACAACTAATCCTGAAGCTAGTTATCGTAACTTAAATAAAATCAGTAAATTACAATCTAGTCTTAAAGAAGCCTTAATTCATTATCATGGTTTAGGTTTTACTAATATTCAAAATTATTTAAATAGACTTCTTGCAAAATTAATATGATAA
- a CDS encoding transposase family protein gives MKTQVIIEKDSKKIISSDFSYGKNHDFKILKDSKIKFLPETTVLVDLGYQGIQKINHNVLIPKRKSKKNPLNKEEKQNNERISKMRIVIENVFAILKKFKIISEKYRNRRKRFALRFNLIASIYNLQLLV, from the coding sequence ATAAAAACACAAGTTATAATTGAAAAAGATAGTAAAAAAATTATTAGTTCTGATTTTTCTTATGGTAAAAACCATGACTTTAAAATTTTAAAAGATTCAAAAATTAAATTTTTACCAGAAACAACTGTTTTAGTGGATTTAGGTTATCAAGGCATACAAAAAATTAATCATAATGTTTTAATTCCTAAAAGAAAATCAAAGAAAAACCCTTTAAATAAAGAAGAAAAGCAAAATAATGAGCGAATTTCAAAAATGAGAATTGTTATTGAAAATGTTTTTGCTATACTTAAAAAATTTAAAATTATTAGTGAAAAATATCGAAATCGTAGAAAAAGATTTGCTTTAAGATTTAATTTAATAGCTTCAATTTATAATTTACAACTATTAGTTTAA
- a CDS encoding Mbov_0401 family ICE element transposase-like protein has product MLKINNNVKTSENKHWFSLFITHKNMYTNKCEQLANEYEKLDEDLYKYHYRLKQGYKVVHFAWRTIITIFGEVVFKRRRYKYWNQKLGKFEYVCLLDKEIGLLPKQRIYFDVQFKVLSLLGDGKRYRDVLDALNHCYISKASISSILNKYDIAEYFQLAEKETKTRIDIKNKDLYIQLDETFLATLDHKVKQDQRIRLVTFHTGHKEKNYKHARRELENKRGHFLMLKVGKRINTMNYRDLLIKELQKYYVNINYDKIIVCGDGDTWIREIANSFGNVRYILDGYHAIKKLKQTAFNIIFENRKVALNSWIKLYKDGNHQELIKNIRNVAKNELNKDIKTKLRKASNYFSNNKHGIPHQNLEWNIGCSIESDVSHLVKQQLGYGAKIYNHKNLNNLLHLRMANLNKLNVLH; this is encoded by the coding sequence ATGTTAAAAATTAATAATAATGTAAAAACCTCAGAAAACAAGCATTGGTTTAGTTTATTTATAACCCATAAAAATATGTACACCAACAAATGTGAACAATTAGCTAATGAATATGAAAAATTAGATGAAGACTTATATAAATATCATTATCGGTTAAAACAAGGTTATAAAGTAGTTCATTTTGCTTGAAGAACAATTATTACAATTTTTGGTGAAGTTGTTTTTAAACGACGCCGATATAAATATTGAAATCAAAAATTAGGGAAATTTGAATATGTATGTTTATTAGATAAAGAAATTGGTTTATTGCCTAAACAACGCATTTATTTTGATGTTCAATTTAAAGTTTTAAGTCTTTTGGGTGATGGTAAACGCTATCGTGATGTTTTAGATGCTCTAAATCATTGTTATATTTCAAAAGCTAGTATTTCAAGCATTTTAAATAAATATGATATTGCTGAATATTTTCAACTAGCAGAAAAAGAAACTAAAACTAGAATTGATATCAAAAATAAGGATTTATATATTCAACTAGATGAGACATTTTTAGCAACATTAGACCATAAAGTTAAACAAGACCAAAGAATTCGTTTAGTTACTTTTCATACCGGACATAAAGAAAAAAATTACAAACATGCTCGTAGAGAATTAGAAAACAAACGAGGTCATTTTCTAATGTTAAAAGTTGGTAAACGAATAAATACGATGAATTATCGTGATTTATTAATTAAGGAATTACAAAAATATTATGTAAATATTAATTATGACAAAATAATTGTTTGTGGCGATGGTGATACTTGAATTAGAGAAATTGCCAATAGTTTTGGTAATGTTAGATATATTTTAGATGGTTATCATGCTATTAAAAAATTAAAACAAACTGCATTTAATATTATTTTTGAAAATCGCAAAGTAGCACTAAATAGTTGAATTAAATTATATAAGGATGGAAATCATCAAGAATTAATCAAAAACATTCGTAATGTTGCTAAAAATGAATTAAATAAAGATATTAAAACAAAGTTAAGGAAGGCGAGTAATTATTTCAGTAATAATAAACATGGTATTCCTCATCAAAATTTAGAATGAAATATTGGTTGTAGCATTGAAAGTGATGTGTCACATTTGGTAAAACAACAATTAGGATATGGGGCAAAAATATATAATCATAAGAATTTAAATAACTTATTACATTTAAGAATGGCAAATTTAAACAAATTAAATGTATTACATTAG
- a CDS encoding IS256 family transposase yields MKKEPDAIDKVVDYFLENIDNPQDLFKGNTIFQEFTKKLTERMLNTEIKDYLETDENHNKRNGNTQKTIITKNGSIAIDVPRDRNSTFEPVIIPKRQRRFDNFDQKVISLYARGMTISDIKAQLQEFYHGAEISESLISQITDDVIEEVKMWQTKPLEKIYPIVYFDCIVVKVKQDKRIINKAVYLALGINLDGLKDILGMWISENEGAKFWLNNLTEMKNRGLQDILVACSDNLTGMSDAIEAVFPKTQHQLCIVHQIRNSLKFVPYKDRKLVANDLKSIYTAINEEIALIALDHFSEKWNKKYPQITKSWKNNWNNLIIFLEYPQEFRRIIYTTNAIESVNSQLRKVIKNKKIFPNDASVFKIFYLAFQNMVKKWTMPIQNWGSAISHLMIKFEDRVNLS; encoded by the coding sequence ATAAAAAAAGAACCTGACGCAATTGATAAAGTTGTTGATTATTTTTTAGAAAATATTGATAATCCACAAGATTTATTTAAAGGCAATACTATTTTTCAGGAATTTACCAAAAAATTAACTGAACGAATGTTAAATACGGAAATTAAAGATTATCTTGAAACTGATGAGAATCATAATAAAAGAAATGGCAACACACAAAAAACCATTATTACTAAAAATGGTTCAATCGCAATTGATGTACCAAGAGATCGAAATAGTACTTTTGAACCAGTAATTATTCCAAAAAGACAAAGAAGATTTGATAACTTTGATCAAAAAGTAATTTCTTTATATGCAAGAGGAATGACAATTTCTGATATCAAAGCACAATTGCAAGAATTCTATCACGGAGCAGAAATTTCAGAAAGTTTAATTAGTCAAATAACTGATGATGTTATTGAAGAAGTTAAAATGTGACAAACTAAACCTTTAGAGAAGATTTATCCGATTGTTTATTTTGATTGTATTGTTGTTAAAGTAAAGCAAGATAAACGAATAATAAATAAAGCAGTTTATCTTGCCTTAGGAATTAATTTAGATGGTTTAAAAGATATTTTAGGAATGTGAATTAGTGAGAATGAGGGAGCCAAATTTTGACTTAATAATCTTACGGAAATGAAAAATCGTGGCTTACAAGATATTCTTGTTGCTTGTAGTGATAATTTAACTGGGATGTCTGATGCAATAGAAGCTGTTTTCCCAAAAACACAGCATCAATTATGCATTGTTCATCAAATTCGCAATAGTTTAAAATTTGTTCCTTACAAAGATCGCAAACTTGTAGCTAATGATTTAAAATCAATTTATACAGCAATTAATGAAGAAATAGCGTTAATTGCTTTAGATCATTTTTCAGAAAAATGAAATAAAAAGTATCCACAAATTACTAAATCATGAAAAAATAACTGAAATAATTTAATAATTTTTCTTGAATATCCTCAGGAATTTAGAAGAATTATTTACACAACTAATGCGATTGAATCTGTTAATAGTCAATTAAGAAAAGTCATTAAGAATAAAAAGATTTTTCCTAATGACGCATCAGTTTTTAAAATATTTTATTTAGCATTTCAAAATATGGTTAAGAAATGAACGATGCCAATTCAAAATTGGGGTAGTGCAATTTCACATTTAATGATAAAATTTGAGGACAGAGTGAATTTAAGTTAA
- a CDS encoding helix-turn-helix domain-containing protein, translated as MKFKKNNQISDKNFLRLTGIKHTTFNKMLEILKIEELKKRFRRGRTNKLSLENRILMTLEYWREYRTYFHIAKSYDISESRCYRNIKWIEDTLIKHPNFQQLTGQKSLLKDYFKDKTVIIDVTESQIQRPKKDKNSTTQEKRKNTQ; from the coding sequence ATGAAATTTAAAAAAAATAATCAAATAAGTGATAAAAATTTTTTAAGATTAACTGGTATTAAACATACTACTTTTAATAAAATGCTAGAAATTTTAAAAATAGAAGAATTAAAAAAGAGATTTCGTCGCGGAAGAACCAATAAATTATCATTAGAAAATCGTATTTTAATGACTTTAGAATATTGAAGAGAATATAGAACTTATTTTCATATTGCAAAAAGTTATGATATTAGTGAAAGTAGGTGTTATAGAAATATCAAATGAATTGAAGACACTTTAATAAAACACCCTAATTTTCAACAACTTACTGGTCAAAAATCACTATTAAAAGATTATTTCAAAGATAAGACTGTTATAATTGATGTAACTGAAAGCCAAATCCAACGCCCAAAAAAAGACAAAAACAGCACTACTCAGGAAAAAAGAAAAAACACACAATAA
- a CDS encoding transposase family protein, which translates to MLDKYKDENEFYSLIGIKYKTFMKMVEILKEGEAKQKQIGGRPNKLSIEQRLLMTLEYWKEYSTYRIIAKKYNISHVSCIRNIFWVENTLIKNSHFHIPGKKILLENKGTTNNLLAIDATEIPIERIKKN; encoded by the coding sequence ATGTTAGATAAATACAAAGACGAAAACGAATTTTATAGTTTAATAGGCATAAAATATAAAACTTTCATGAAAATGGTAGAAATTTTAAAAGAAGGTGAAGCTAAACAAAAACAAATTGGTGGTAGACCAAATAAATTATCAATAGAGCAAAGATTACTTATGACTTTAGAATACTGAAAAGAATATAGTACATATCGTATTATTGCAAAAAAATATAATATTAGTCATGTTAGTTGTATTCGTAATATCTTTTGAGTTGAAAATACTCTAATAAAAAATAGTCACTTTCATATACCTGGCAAAAAGATATTATTAGAAAATAAGGGTACTACTAATAATTTATTAGCAATTGATGCTACAGAAATTCCAATTGAAAGAATTAAAAAAAACTAA
- a CDS encoding transposase family protein: MFSGKKRQHSLKSQIIIDLFNNKIISVDFCYGSTHDYKLFLKSNTLINPKLELIADSGYQGLQNVHKNTLLPIKKSKNNF, encoded by the coding sequence TTATTTTCTGGTAAGAAAAGGCAACATTCATTAAAATCGCAAATAATTATTGATTTATTTAACAATAAAATTATTTCAGTAGATTTTTGTTATGGCAGTACTCATGATTATAAGTTATTTTTAAAATCAAATACACTTATAAATCCAAAATTAGAATTAATTGCCGATTCAGGATATCAAGGTTTGCAAAATGTTCATAAAAATACATTATTGCCAATTAAAAAGAGTAAAAATAATTTTTAA
- a CDS encoding IS1/IS1595 family N-terminal zinc-binding domain-containing protein — protein sequence MEKIIQELVNTLTDDQFLEFYEKVKQQAELIKKQKRLNEIDQKFRAQGIKCPKCESYHCVKNGHNSEGKQKYLCKNCRASFDAFRNHFIYWSHLNYEQWNLLIQISLLGQSSKTISRFIKTTLKTAWYNRQKLMKSKQLENTQLKFKKLSGKIQIDETFIKEIHKGNFKYKTDPRRIHLDPFATNTKCCIQMAIDNNNNIYVKSTNTKRLQKQWVIENMNKELINENSIITSDMQKLYFLVAKQTNSTLCVTKTTINPEASYRNLNKISKLQSSLKEALIHYHGLGFTNIQNYLNLWKWKYQHKGLTPNQQTAVLYFNV from the coding sequence ATGGAAAAAATAATTCAAGAACTAGTAAATACTTTAACAGATGATCAATTTTTAGAATTTTATGAAAAAGTCAAACAACAAGCAGAATTAATAAAAAAACAAAAACGTTTAAATGAAATTGATCAAAAATTTAGAGCGCAAGGTATTAAATGCCCTAAATGTGAATCTTACCATTGCGTTAAAAATGGACATAATTCAGAAGGAAAACAAAAATATTTATGTAAAAATTGCCGTGCAAGTTTTGACGCTTTTCGTAATCATTTTATTTATTGAAGTCATTTAAATTATGAACAATGAAATTTATTGATTCAAATTTCATTGCTGGGGCAATCTAGTAAAACAATTTCTCGTTTTATTAAAACTACATTAAAAACTGCTTGATATAATCGTCAAAAATTAATGAAATCAAAACAATTAGAAAATACCCAATTAAAATTTAAAAAATTATCTGGTAAAATCCAAATCGATGAAACATTTATTAAAGAAATCCATAAAGGAAATTTCAAATATAAAACTGATCCACGAAGAATTCACCTTGACCCATTCGCAACTAATACTAAATGCTGTATTCAAATGGCAATTGATAATAATAACAATATTTATGTTAAATCCACAAACACCAAACGTTTACAAAAACAATGAGTTATTGAAAATATGAACAAAGAATTAATTAACGAAAATTCAATTATTACTTCTGATATGCAAAAATTATATTTTTTAGTAGCAAAACAAACAAATTCTACTTTATGTGTAACTAAAACAACAATTAATCCTGAAGCTAGTTATCGTAACTTAAATAAAATCAGTAAATTACAATCTAGTCTTAAAGAAGCCTTAATTCATTATCATGGTTTAGGTTTTACTAATATTCAAAATTATTTAAATCTCTGAAAATGAAAATACCAACATAAGGGTTTAACTCCAAACCAACAAACAGCGGTATTATATTTTAATGTATAA